From Deinococcus misasensis DSM 22328, one genomic window encodes:
- a CDS encoding TetR/AcrR family transcriptional regulator produces the protein MAERFDPAHTLTLLWGTHNRSGRSGLSLKTIVQAALSLADTEGLSSLSMRKVAEQLQVGTMSLYTHVPSKTVLIELMVDTVYAGLYSSPEEATQQPGGWRAGLTFIAFQNWELFKQHPWMLDLSGQRPVLGPHATLKYETELRPLDGIGLTDLEMDTSLQLLLTHTEGSARLSLRQTRAIQDSGLTDLEWWTMQAPLLERVMDSRRFPVASRVGQAAGEIHNAPFNPEHHLQFGLERILDGIESLLAERKTT, from the coding sequence ATGGCCGAACGTTTCGATCCAGCCCACACCCTCACCTTGCTGTGGGGCACCCACAACCGGTCAGGACGCTCCGGGCTCAGCCTGAAAACCATCGTGCAGGCTGCACTCTCTCTGGCCGACACCGAAGGCCTGTCTTCCCTGTCCATGCGCAAGGTCGCCGAACAGCTGCAAGTCGGCACGATGTCCCTCTACACCCACGTTCCAAGCAAAACCGTCCTGATCGAACTGATGGTGGACACCGTTTATGCAGGTCTGTACAGCAGTCCAGAGGAAGCCACCCAGCAACCCGGTGGTTGGCGGGCAGGCCTGACCTTCATTGCCTTCCAGAACTGGGAACTGTTCAAACAGCACCCATGGATGCTGGACCTCTCAGGACAGCGACCCGTGCTTGGACCCCATGCCACCCTCAAATACGAAACCGAACTCCGGCCTCTGGACGGCATCGGCCTGACGGATCTGGAAATGGACACCTCGTTGCAGCTTCTGCTGACCCACACAGAAGGCAGTGCCAGACTGTCTCTGAGACAGACCCGGGCCATTCAAGACAGTGGCCTCACCGATCTGGAATGGTGGACGATGCAGGCTCCCCTGCTGGAACGCGTGATGGACAGTCGGCGCTTTCCAGTGGCTTCTCGGGTGGGTCAAGCTGCGGGAGAAATCCACAACGCACCATTCAACCCCGAGCATCACCTGCAGTTTGGTCTGGAACGGATTCTGGATGGCATAGAAAGCTTGCTCGCAGAACGAAAAACAACGTGA